GCTTGGTGAGCTACTTGTTCCATCAGAGCTCCTTTCTGAAAAGAAGATCATTCCAATCTGTTAGCAACTAACATCACTTCAACCTTCATAATGAGGTAAGTTAACAAGGGTACATACAGTTAAGATCATGTTGAGAGTGCACTGGAGGAACTTTTATTTTACGCATGGAATATAAAACTTTTAAGGGTCAGAAGCCTTCAACAGTAACTGGACATATGACTATTTCTAAGGAATGCAGTGAGAAATACAAGATTCCTATGCACTTTAATCTGTTTAGGTTAATACAGTATTCAACCAATTTCAAAGATAACGCAGAGGTTAATTTTCTGGAGCAGCTAGGGCACAATGCATACTTTGCCAAATTATTGGAATATATTCTTCAAACTCTGGTGATTATGTTGTTTCGTTATTCCAAAATGGTTTCGTTTACTAGATAATAACATATCACATGGGGATAGACCACTAGCAAATTTAGAACATTATGTTTTAGCAATGTCTGGATACAATGTTAGTATGTCACTAAAAAGATTGGTATCTAGaaccagatggaaaaatgaaACTAGAACCATCAAGTTATCTTTATGGACAATCTGAATGTGATATAAATAGatccaaagagaagaaaatgttttcttctaTCTTAAAGCAGGAAAACATCTAAATCATACCTGTTCCGCTTCTAGATGAAAACACCAtaaaaaaagatatttagctgtttCTTCACAGACAAGGTAGGGGTGGTCAGAAAGAAATCTCTGGCTATCAAGCCACCTGTTCAGCATGCCTGAAAAACattgagataaaaataaatatagctatttttcaaataaaataatgttttgaaaCCTTAATCGTCTATAAAAAAGCAATTTTGTTACCAGTCATCTTTCACAGACTATACATTTAATGGACACCCATATTTAGTTCATTTTTTCATCATGACTACTAACACcatttatatattaaaaatgtataCAGAGGCagtatttttttgtaaaaaaggTTGTTTACAAAGGTGATATAACATATAATGAAACataaaggttaaaaaaaaacagacttACCAAAGTGTCTAATTTTCTGCTCATGTTTTTGCATGAATGATTTAGATACATcatcttctgtttcttttcttttcctctgatTAATAAAACTCTAGAAAACAGAATTTCAGTACAGATCTAATCATTACATGTTATTTAAAGCAAGAAGACATGACACTTATTCAAGTATCAATATAAAACTGCAGCTTAAGGTAGTTATGTGTAAGTTTGCTTCTGACATTTATTACTacttatatacaggcagtccccaagttacaagcatctAATTTATGAAGACTAATAGTTAAaaaatgagggtgagacaacagaaagttagTGAACTCTACTCCTAGGAAGAGaatttcactcctggaagagttatcggaggagaggtgtctccactgaagctttatgtgTACTGCTTAGTTCTTACAAACTacccatagttaagaacggggggaggggggatgagaCCACagtaagtgagaaaaatctatccTTTGGAAGAGAatttcattcctggaagagttatcggaggaaaggtatctccactgaagctttatcgtcaattcttgtttccaaaacaagccaagtttttcaatATTCAaatatcacagagacagaaagcgAGGTGAAACCTTctcaacagggacacagacagcaaagcccttctccccttatggggagaagggcgaggtagaaatgtacgaaataaataaataaataaaggtgttaCCCTTtgcctgtgctatccaaagcgtatgctctctctgtatgtgtgtgtgtgtgcgtgtggctGGAGTTGcaattaaaaatgtacctgttccaacttacaaaaggattatttatttataattcaacttaagaacaaatctacagagcctgtcttgtttgtaacttggggactgcttgtattgcTTTACCAAAGTCACTTGGAACTGAATTAAATAATTCAACAAGCTGTGTAATACAAATCTGTCTTGATTTTATAAAAAAGTGAGAATACTTAACTGGTAGGCATGATCTCTGTATGTGTTCACGGTTGGTTCTTTTCTTTCACAAGGGCACACAGACATGACGGAAAAACATGAATATCTCTAGGCCCTCCCAACTTTATTTAACACACTGCTTATAAACTGTTGGAATATGATCTGAAATCTATTCTCTGCAACAGATGCTCTTGATTTATGTAACCACTTAGGCTCCATCTCCACTGACTATTTAGTTCACTTCATAGGTAGCTTCAAACTGTAGCAGACAAATAACAAACTCCCAAGAAAATGTGTGAAAGAAAGCTCTTAGGATCCTTCCACATtgtccctatattccaggatctaatcccagattatctgctttaaactaatatgagtctccactgccagataacctagggtaagcaaataatctgggatcagatcctggggtatagggaaGAGTGTTAGGggccttaatgtgcatcagtgctctgtagtTTGTGTATGGACATTAGTCTAAtgtacggacattagactagcaccatctctaatggtattccgcaaaaaggtgaagacctggcggtttgagcaggcgttcgaataattagtgcaatgattggttaatgaacactggaatggaacaatggatgacgaatctggaacatgtttttgatgacgagacgacagtgaatgggtattgtagtaactgtttattaattgtgtaatatgttaggttgttaactgtttctatactgtagcactgaatttttgctgttcgtatttgttgtgaaccgctgtgagtcaccttcgggctgagaacagcggtatataagtaaggcaaataaataaataaataaataatcaccatCCGagactcaaactggttccaggatttcctatataaTCATCTCGGCGTGGCAAAACAATACTTCAAtgttggtttgaaactgcattaaatcatcaATGTAGATAAGGCCTcgtttgggagaaagaactagtCAATGCAATTGGGCTTTTTCGGAATTGGTCATACTCAGGATAATGAACTGAATTGGTAGTGATTCAAGCCACAGCTAAACATTATGGGTTTGCTGGGTTGTGGATCATATTGCTTGTATCTGCTCCTAACTTTATCATTTAAAATCTAAATATTTACACTCACACACAAAATGAATACCATATCTAGGAAAAAGCAATTATTTAGCAGGCCAGTTCCGTTAAGTGTTAAATGTATCCTTTATTCATGAAAGTCAATCGTCTCAGAAGGACAGGTGCTACATAAAGGTTTTACAAATATACTGCAGCATCTATGCTCTTTTAAGAACTCTACTTTTCCTACCTTATTAAATACTTCCTTGCTATCAAAGTCAGTGTTCCACATATCctgtctttcctctttccttaacACTTCTTCCTTTCGCCGCCACTCTTCTTCCCTCCATTTTAACTCAGCAACTTCAGTTTGTTCTTTGGCACGTTCCTGGTCCAGGGATTCAGAATTGTGTAGCGCTAAACAGCCCAGTTTCTGTTGGGCCTCTGCTAAATTCCACTTGCATTCCACTGAGTTCTTTACAAATTCCTTTTGCTGCTGACATGCCAGTTCGATCCCATGATTGTAGACCTACATTTAAGAAAATCCCAGACTTTTTCATTCTCTGAGAACACCAGCACAGTTCATATCACATCAAcagaaatataaacatattacaaATATAATAAGATTCCTGTATAAACATGTCCATAAATATTTCAATGATCTGAATTTTTATGAGAACACCTTCTTCTAGCTGATTCACTGCATAGACTGCAAAGGGGGCTAAAAGGCATACGTAAGCGAAACACTCGAGGAGTGGCAGAGTTTTGGCTAATCAATAccgacagccaattatctcacatcagaagcgacttgcagtttctcaagttgctcctgacacgacaaaaaaaaaaaccaaaaaacataaTGGGATCGGATCCAGATCTGAGGATGGAAAGCTCTGCTCACAAAATGTACTCCAGCCCACATTACAACACACCCCATTCAGCAAAGACACATAATCCTGTGTAGTATTTGAGGTGAAATGGAGGGATTGCCATGAAGATGAAGGAAGCCAAGGTATCTGCTTCAGCCAACCCAGTTATATCTCACacctccaactgtcccagtttgtGTCAGCCCCTGTTAATCCTCTCCTGCTCCACTTTCTCAGCTACTTTTAAAAGTCAGAGaagacatctacactgtagaatgaatgcagtctgagaACCCTTCAACACAgctttatatcccagaatataaaggcagaaaatcccacaatatctgctttgaactgggttacctgagtccacactcatcagataatgtggggttttctgccttgatattctgttctGGGaattagggctgtgtggaagggccctgagatgacTTGAACAGCCacagctcaaagctatggaatatttatttacatcctgctcttcttaccccaaaggggactcagagcagtattTACACATAAGcaccaatttgatgccataaaacaaaatacaattaaaacaaacatatatattaaaactacataaatTAAAACATCCAAACACTGCACCAATTATTAACACCATGCTGTCCAAGATCgtaatccagagccattccagttgtcattgcacatattccatatcctttACTGCACAATTATCCAATTATCCCATAGccttgtttttactttctttctgaaggctaggagggaaggagctgattgaatatcactgagaaagccctgtcttgtccctaccaactgcacctgtgaaggaggtggaacggagagcagggcctccccagaagatcttaatctctgagatagttcatagagagagatacattagAATattagaatttgtagtttggtgaggctccagcaacatttggcagcaaagtctgaaggctttgcaaaactacaactagTCTTGGCAgttcaagaggtgtcaaactgcactaatatACAGTGTCCAGCAGGCCTACACAACCTgcatctctccaggtgttttggacttcagctcccagaattcctgaccactggacaagctggtaagggcttctggaagttggagcccCAAAGACCTGGAGGACTATGTAGAGGCAGCCCTTCCTTGACTTACTTTAATTGCTTCAAACTGAGATCcaagtgcaaaaatagtttgtgCAGAACGAACGCATTAGAAAACATGGGGCATTTATTGCTATTTCTTCCCCCAGGATTTCCCAAAATTAGAACATATGTGTTCTCCCTCATTAATGCCTTCTCCTCTCTTACTATCTGGTCACACCTGTGAAATGCTGTTCAaaccagtgggtctcaacctgtgggccaccagatgttttgaccttcaactcccataaatcctaaaagatggtaaactggttgggatttctgggagctgtaggacaaaacacccacaggttgagaaccactggtttaaacccttgtgaaACAAAAATGTTTAAGTCACTTATTTCTGTGCAACCCTTACTAAATTCTCAATAGAGGGCGAcgcagggttcatctacactgctgAACGAACGCAGATTGACGCCGTTTTAACTGCAGTGGTTCAGTGCTATGTTGCAGTATACAAGGCCTATGGATTTCTCTTCCCAATGCACGATTCTAAGATTTCATAGCTTGGAGCCCTGGCAATGAAAGCGGTgtaaaacagcattcattctctAGCGTGGCAGCACCCTGGGGGAATCGTCCCACAGTCAGGCCCTCTGAGGGCGAGTGACTCTCCCACAACAGATCCCTTCATTTTGGAATGCGTGGCTATCCGAGAGGCGACGGTAATACGAGGCTCGGCGGCGTCCCTGCACCAAAAGCGAGCCTTACCTGGGCGTTCGGCCTGGGCAACTCTTCCTCCGGCCTGGGGCAGAACTCCCGGGGCGCCCGAGGGGGCCACAGCGCCATCCCCCCTCAGGACGAAACAGAGCTCTGCTCCCCTTCCCCAGGCGCCCTCTCAGACCGTTATGGACACACACATCAGCCCCCTACACCGGAAACGAGGTCACGAGTCACTTCCGGCAACAACCGTACGTTCCCCGTCTTATGAGTTCATCACGCCACTGACGTCTTTCTGGACCGGTCACGTGGTCCAGTATCGGCCTCGGCGTTGCTAGGAAACGGGTTAGTAGGCTAGGGAGCTGCCTGCTTGAGTGGCCCTTCTGCAAAATTACCCCTCATGGTGGCTTCCCAGCTCTGTCTAATGCATGCTGTTTGGCACCCCTTTCACCCAgtgctatttttatttatcgtatcagaagggAACCGAGGGTACggttgtattaaaaaaacacacacaaaatgtaaaacttggcattatactaaatgtcctttgaccaggagctggccacttggggtgacTCTGGTGTTGCTAATTAGAaggtgcatttggcagggctcaggctgcattgtaataagtagtctgtggtttgctcttctccacactttgtggctccatttcttaagactggctctgcatctcgtggtgccagagtgcagtctgttcagcgccttccaagtcgcccagttagTCTGTGTGCctagaagggagtctctcatttggtatcagccatggattgaggttctgagttttagcctgccatttttggactctcccttgctgaggtgttcctgcaagaatctctgtagatcttagaaaactatttcttgatttaaggcatgggcatgctggctgatatccgaacaggggatgggcctgagatgtcactgccttggtcctttcattattcactgctacttcccagtggatgtcacgtggtgcaatactagctaaacagtatgatttctccagtggtgtagggcatacaCACCCTGTGATTAtacagcatgtctcattgagagccacatccactgttttagcgtggtgagatgtgttccacactgggcacattgggacagcagcagaatagcaaagtgcaagagcagatgttttcactgtatctTGTTGTGATCCCCTGGTTGTGCTCGTCAGCTTtcttatgttattgtttctagcacccattttttgcttcaTATTCAACAGTGCTTCATGTAGGTCAGAGCCTGgtccaggataactcccaggtatttgggtgtgctccagtgctccagtgggattcattcTCAGGTAATCCCCAGAGCCctagatgcttgtctgttctgaagatGAAAAATCGTGCTATAAAGTCCTAAGGATTATAGTTTGCACGCCTGAACTGTGTTCCTTGCCAGTACAAACTGGGCCATCATTGCGTTGTAAATTGTGTGGAAGCCAATACCGAAGAAGCACTActctctctccccgccccccttTTGAGTGACATGTAGTTCAAAAGTGCTAATATCAGCTTTCTCTGTGTCAACCCAATGTCTTCCATATCAGGCTATCCTATTCCCATCTAGGACCGGAGACTGCAGTGATCTATTTAATCGCTCGTCTGTTGTTGGTAGACAACATGGccctctgtggtgtcactgggaaagaaaggtgacatgtatatgcggggaaggaagggaagggccacaaatgttgccatggagacattgtgaggtaggtccAGACAGcgctgaagaagggagaaagaggagaaagaaaataaagagaaaaggaagggaaagaaaggaaaaggagggaaggaagagaaaggaaaggagaaggaagggaagggtgaaaggtatgagggaaagaaaagaaaaaaggaatgaaagcTGGTTCTCTGACACACCAGGTATATACGCTATTTTGTGCATAAAAGGGGAAATCTCGGAGAAATctcaacattttttaaatattttttagtaGGAAAGGGGTCCCACAGGCTGAGGGCATACTATCATGTTCTTCACTTATAATGGTGGTCTTTTCAGTAACAGTCCAAATGAAACTTATACCACATGGAAAGCAATCAAAATTCCTCCATGCGGCAATCTCTTTATTAGCACCATCTTACCTGGTTGATCTAGGAATGTTTGTTATGACATTGTAAAGCTGTGATGTGCCCATCATCTTGTTtcgtttgttcatcaataaatgAGACTGTTCCCATGACCCATTAGCAGCCATGAGTGTCTCATGACACCTATCCTGGACTAAGATAAGCAAAAAATTCTAATCTAAACTGTATTCAAAGGACAGTGGAAAAGATATATAGTACTGGGTGCAGGAAGTTACACTGATAGGTAAGAGTCTCTTCCCCTAGTTTTTCTCAGAAAATGCTCTGCTGGTGAAGATCAGCCCGCAGAAGAACCAAATGTGGGTAGAGCCCTTGGCCACTTTGATTTGTACCATAAATTGGCATGCTCTTAGCTGGAGAACCATTGGCAAGGAAAGGGTTGTTGTCATGCCTTATCCAAACCACCCCCCATCTCAACAAAAAAGACACAGTGCTGCAAATTAGGCATGCAATTTCTAGCTCTGCTAGGCTTtgaggcagtggttcccaacttttgggtcTCCAGGTTTTTGGGACTTCAGttctcacagttcctaacagctggtaagctggctgggatttctgggagttgaagtccaaaacacctggaggcccaggtgtttgGGCACTACTGCTTTGCTGGGCTTAGATTCAACATAGTTTTAGCTGGCATAGCGTTGCCAGAATAAGCCCTTGGCCACACTGGATTGTACCATAAATTGGCATGCTCTTACCTGAAAAACCATTGTTCCCAATACAAAGTAGTGGAGCTGTCAAGGAGACCTCTGAATTCTCACCTTGTTCACACGTAGGTTTCAAACAAGATTTAAGCTTCTTATTCTTTAGTGCCAAATCTCCATCTGACTTCCTTCTTACAAAGGTGATGGGGGGAGACATTTCTTTGCCTCTCCAAGACAACATTTCTTTACTGACTCCAAAGACTGTGGAATATCTAGAGACAGATGGGCTGTCAGGTGACTGATGTATAGATGATTGTTCAGGCTTAAGAATTTAGAATTGGTGATCTTCAGAATGTGGAGACCAGCATCTCTGTTTCCACAGAGTTACTTAGGCCTGGTTCTGTCTCCTGCTTGGCACCACTGTTTCCCCGTACTCTGACATGTCCAGGCCAAAGTATCAGTCTCCTAAGAATTGCCAGTTTGCATTATCTTGGATGTTCTCGGGATGACCAGGAGGAGCAATCCACTACAACTGGGTTTCAGCCTTGTGTTCC
This genomic interval from Anolis sagrei isolate rAnoSag1 chromosome 2, rAnoSag1.mat, whole genome shotgun sequence contains the following:
- the CDC37L1 gene encoding hsp90 co-chaperone Cdc37-like 1, whose protein sequence is MALWPPRAPREFCPRPEEELPRPNAQVYNHGIELACQQQKEFVKNSVECKWNLAEAQQKLGCLALHNSESLDQERAKEQTEVAELKWREEEWRRKEEVLRKEERQDMWNTDFDSKEVFNKSFINQRKRKETEDDVSKSFMQKHEQKIRHFGMLNRWLDSQRFLSDHPYLVCEETAKYLFLWCFHLEAEQKGALMEQVAHQAVVMQFIIEMAKSCNVDPRGCFRLFFQKANTGEEGYLEAFKNELEAFKSRVRICSRSQNFQTASQQNPPFHPDLNCIGGHASLSQNVDSLHGCNSNSMVHREDEEPKMMDTV